The following are encoded together in the Oreochromis niloticus isolate F11D_XX linkage group LG12, O_niloticus_UMD_NMBU, whole genome shotgun sequence genome:
- the LOC102080626 gene encoding uncharacterized protein LOC102080626, producing the protein MCVLCDVTGRSKSFCFDPSATSTSKARETSNRGSHTEKLLLICLQMFNSRLSPKQGNYPAVLSNPENLMCDTTMSTRSENENSVVVTPDQIRPPIKRCLERLSGVQWSMIERGAGDSGVRALLADMISEIIQIASSRILKNALPVIQDRMTKEEPLDAGKINSSLGDSISAAIASALNVPKQRHESADELTRMVEEEISEKVSSVVKLIRESPDLPQDPAVYVSGKFSNIKKLDRMVWHTASCLKRHVACKLRCQCVSSGSDFGTESTTLKMSMQSVITEISAILSWRSSDGEMTDKDEDEEETELPDESALTEKDKIKQTAESVSIRAPTPVKVIAADIVNEILGNMDLSSEELCERCSLSKPAFNAGLIINKLRDFFSRCLPSTSHSGLKARKHGFSIFAKKQFEKMKKELRKVIKANRIFFVCLKNTCKYPKSDTVPSDEGMVFSLPGSQSTEAHRAPSRNTLLRYMRSSPVDFDAIRSDVNQLFEKLTKTEELFINHKTQENFRNSGSTRDFTLELTAKVFDLLMTDRLYQIPEPLMGRSLSDTVISRTPQPAHGSKRPFSAEVLYVLVEDTVEKFVQQLLLWVENEGQAQMIEDKVSVAVEDIQNLIRRTRTPTKETSPDSDGSGRESVPLPVTPKSVSITPEKCFLAPDQKPQTEKSGSITPEKCSLAADQTEKSGSITPERSSLAADQKPQTEKSGSITPERSSLAADQTEKSGSITPEKCSLAADQTEKSGSITPEKCSLAAEQTQKSGSITPEKCSASVSGVLKDSSDMSEMKILTDPAFRLMMRLIKKSKPETQHFFSRTSGTTKEPEAVFHRLRGLMLPEISSTESATSLMNDNKKFIKKIAKCLIEEFGSADNVLKNAMANDACFDEALVKHLKICLGVLPSPPKKSKISRFFSALGKTLRKPFRWFTKARDD; encoded by the exons GTCACACCAGATCAGATTAGGCCACCTATCAAGAGGTGCTTGGAAAGGCTCTCTGGAGTTCAGTGGAGCATGATTGAAAGGGGCGCAGGCGACTCGGGCGTCCGAGCGTTGCTCGCTGATATGATTAGTGAAATCATTCAGATCGCCTCCAGTAGAATCCTCAAAAATGCCCTTCCTGTTATCCAGGATCGCATGACGAAGGAAGAGCCTTTGGATGCGGGGAAAATAAACTCGTCCCTCGGAGACTCAATCTCAGCCGCCATCGCCAGCGCTCTTAACGTTCCGAAACAGCGACATGAGAGCGCTGACGAGCTGACACGGATGGTTGAGGAAGAGATCTCCGAAAAGGTCAGCTCAGTAGTCAAACTCATTAGAGAAAGCCCCGATCTCCCACAAGACCCCGCCGTTTATGTTAGCGGCAAATTTAGTAATATTAAAAAGCTGGACCGCATGGTTTGGCACACTGCCTCGTGCCTTAAAAGGCATGTAGCATGTAAACTGCGCTGCCAGTGTGTGTCAAGCGGGTCTGATTTCGGTACAGAAAGTACGACTTTAAAGATGTCAATGCAATCAGTAATCACAGAGATTTCTGCGATTCTGTCATGGAGGAGCTCAGATGGAGAGATGACAGATAAAGATGAGGACGAGGAAGAAACTGAGCTTCCAGACGAATCAGCTCTAAcagaaaaggacaaaataaaacaaactgcagAAAGCGTAAGTATCCGAGCTCCAACCCCAGTAAAGGTGATTGCAGCTGACATCGTAAATGAGATACTTGGGAACATGGATTTAAGCAGTGAAGAGCTCTGTGAGAGGTGTAGCTTATCCAAACCTGCCTTTAATGCAGGATTAATTATCAACAAGCTGAGAGACTTCTTCTCCAGATGTTTGCCATCCACCTCTCACTCCGGGCTCAAAGCACGCAAACACGGCTTTTCCATTTTTGCgaaaaaacaatttgaaaaaatgaaaaaagagctgagaaaagtaataaaggcaaacaggattttttttgtttgtctaaaAAACACTTGCAAGTACCCCAAGAGTGACACAGTGCCCTCGGATGAAGGTATGGTTTTCAGCCTCCCAGGGTCCCAGAGTACAGAGGCTCATCGAGCCCCTTCCAGAAACACACTGCTTCGTTACATGCGTTCTTCTCCAGTCGACTTTGACGCCATTAGATCAGACGTTAATCAGTTATTTGAGaaattaacaaagacagaagaaCTCTTCATCAATcataaaacacaggaaaactTTAGAAATAGTGGGTCAACCAGAGATTTTACTCTGGAGTTAACGGCAAAAGTGTTTGATCTACTTATGACGGATCGACTGTATCAAATCCCCGAACCTCTAATGGGTAGATCCCTCTCAGACACTGTCATCTCGCGGACTCCACAACCAGCACATGGCTCAAAGCGTCCCTTTTCTGCTGAAGTCCTCTATGTCCTTGTAGAAGACACAGTAGAAAAGTTTGTACAACAGCTTTTGCTCTGGGTAGAGAACGAAGGCCAAGCTCAAATGATTGAGGACaaggtttctgtggctgtggaaGACATCCAGAACCTTATTAGAAGAACAAGGACCCCAACAAAGGAAACAAGCCCAGATTCAGATGGCAGTGGAAGAGAATCTGTTCCATTACCTGTAACACCAAAATCGGTGAGCATTACCCCAGAAAAATGCTTTCTGGCACCTGATCAGAAGCCCCAGACAGAAAAATCTGGGAGCATTACCCCAGAAAAATGCTCTCTGGCAGCTGATCAGACAGAAAAATCTGGGAGCATTACCCCAGAAAGATCCTCTCTGGCAGCTGATCAGAAGCCCCAGACAGAAAAATCTGGGAGCATTACCCCAGAAAG ATCCTCTCTGGCAGCTGATCAAACAGAAAAATCTGGGAGCATTACCCCAGAAAAATGCTCTCTGGCAGCTGATCAGACAGAAAAATCTGGGAGCATTACCCCAGAAAAATGCTCTCTGGCAGCTGAACAGACACAAAAATCTGGGAGCATTACCCCAGAAAAATGCTCTGCCAGTGTTTCAGGTGTTCTCAAGGATTCCTCTGACATGTCAGAGATGAAAATTCTCACTGACCCCGCCTTTAGGCTCATGATGAGACTGATCAAAAAATCAAAACCTGAAACTCAACACTTTTTTTCCAGGACATCAGGTACTACAAAAGAACCAGAAGCGGTCTTCCACCGTCTGAGAGGTCTGATGCTGCCTGAAATTAGCAGCACAGAGTCTGCCACAAGTCTGatgaatgacaataaaaagttCATCAAGAAAATAGCCAAATGCCTCATCGAGGAGTTTGGTTCCGCAGACAATGTGTTAAAGAATGCGATGGCAAATGATGCGTGTTTTGATGAGGCTCTGGTAAAGCATCTAAAAATCTGCCTCGGAGTCCTCCCCAGTCCTCccaaaaagtccaaaatttccaggtttttttcagcGTTGGGAAAAACTCTGCGAAAACCCTTTAGGTGGTTCACTAAAGCCAGAGATGATTAA